In Salisediminibacterium beveridgei, one DNA window encodes the following:
- a CDS encoding YveK family protein → MEQRGTQQEEEISLNEILGLLWKNWRFILLLTGVFVVLALVISAVMNTQRDVTTYYEVETVFVVSEEEDYSDRRDLARELSKTDLIIENAIEEMDFEDTEVEDVWPHMEVERDSNDISIFLIWHDERDGVQFLDAIRDEVIDLLDDATDFAPLEVSQEAELTGTTEVDDQQVNITLNMVIAFVLGIMGSVFAIFLVNFMNPTVQSAGSLERNTGIPVLAEFEDEEEMPRWKKYITIRGV, encoded by the coding sequence GTGGAACAAAGAGGGACACAGCAGGAAGAAGAAATCAGTTTGAACGAAATACTCGGTTTGCTTTGGAAGAACTGGCGTTTTATTTTGTTATTAACAGGCGTATTTGTAGTATTAGCATTGGTCATTTCCGCGGTTATGAACACTCAGCGGGATGTGACTACATATTATGAAGTGGAGACCGTCTTCGTTGTCTCGGAGGAAGAGGATTATTCAGATCGACGCGATTTGGCCAGAGAGCTTTCGAAAACCGATTTGATTATTGAAAATGCCATTGAAGAGATGGATTTTGAAGATACCGAAGTGGAAGATGTATGGCCTCATATGGAGGTCGAAAGGGATAGTAATGATATTTCCATCTTCCTGATTTGGCATGATGAACGTGATGGAGTCCAATTTTTAGATGCCATTCGTGATGAAGTGATCGATCTCTTGGATGATGCCACGGATTTTGCACCTTTAGAAGTGAGTCAAGAAGCCGAACTCACCGGGACTACAGAAGTGGATGACCAGCAGGTTAATATTACTCTCAATATGGTAATTGCTTTTGTTTTGGGTATCATGGGTTCTGTTTTTGCCATATTTCTTGTGAATTTCATGAATCCAACGGTTCAAAGTGCCGGTTCACTGGAGAGAAATACTGGTATTCCGGTCTTGGCAGAATTTGAAGATGAGGAAGAAATGCCTCGTTGGAAGAAGTATATTACCATCCGGGGAGTGTAG
- a CDS encoding CpsD/CapB family tyrosine-protein kinase, producing the protein MITNKPNQQEQIRLLRSKLIHQEHVPERLLMTSTRGGEGKTTVASALGASLAAINCKTIVVHADLRERKEEAEMAHEKGLSDFLSGKLSKDQLIKQGEVGSNDVIHAGTATPFSTELLEGGAFHDLMEELKEAYDMVIVDGPPVIQVSDSIPLMAICDAAVLAVEHQKTREDEVLDVSKQLQNYDVKVLGAVMTKVKSF; encoded by the coding sequence ATGATTACGAATAAACCGAACCAACAAGAACAGATTCGACTATTACGGTCGAAATTGATTCACCAGGAACATGTTCCAGAGAGGCTTCTCATGACCAGCACCCGAGGCGGTGAAGGGAAGACGACGGTTGCGTCGGCCCTGGGGGCCTCGCTAGCGGCGATCAATTGCAAAACGATCGTTGTCCATGCAGATCTTCGTGAACGTAAGGAAGAAGCTGAAATGGCTCATGAAAAGGGGTTGAGTGACTTCTTATCAGGTAAGCTGTCGAAGGATCAATTAATTAAGCAAGGCGAGGTCGGATCCAACGATGTGATTCATGCAGGCACAGCTACTCCTTTCTCTACAGAGCTATTGGAGGGTGGCGCCTTTCATGATCTGATGGAGGAACTGAAAGAGGCATATGATATGGTGATTGTCGATGGACCTCCGGTGATACAAGTCAGTGACAGTATCCCGCTCATGGCAATCTGTGATGCAGCAGTCCTTGCAGTCGAGCATCAGAAGACGAGAGAAGATGAAGTCTTAGACGTATCAAAACAGCTTCAAAATTATGATGTGAAAGTATTAGGAGCAGTGATGACCAAAGTAAAATCGTTCTGA
- a CDS encoding cell wall-binding repeat-containing protein, with amino-acid sequence MKVTYFLSFLLLLLVLPMSVSGNAYIDLDRIQGEDRFQTAIEISKEGWDQADTVILATSTNFPDALAGTPLAAKHDAPILLTGQNQINDETLERILELQAEEVILLGGDQVIPDTIEDQLSDKGIEQITRIGGANRFETAQLIADELEADHAFIVSGTTFPDALSIAPYAAQEGSPVLLTMPDQLPEDTESAMGNYSSTTVIGGEVAITDDVVDSLPQAERVYGENRFDTSAVIAKTYYPDATEAFAATGMDFPDALTGSAAASKLDSPVLLTHTDHTPQDILDYLSSSQIQSINVLGGQVAINEASFESLRNNDLIEGKVSAINSDAFEVFLLVNEARIERDIAPLTFHTGISEVAEEKSRDMNDNDYFAHESPTYGSPTDMLAEFGYPYSGGENLAMGYYSPEAVFEAWMDSAGHKSNILNGSYTHIGVGKDDTYWTQLFTIQ; translated from the coding sequence ATGAAAGTTACATACTTTTTGTCGTTTCTTCTCTTATTGCTCGTGTTGCCGATGTCGGTTTCAGGTAACGCTTATATTGACCTGGACCGCATTCAAGGAGAAGATCGTTTCCAAACAGCCATTGAAATCTCCAAAGAGGGGTGGGATCAGGCCGATACAGTCATCCTGGCCACATCCACCAATTTCCCTGATGCATTAGCAGGTACACCGTTGGCTGCCAAGCATGATGCGCCCATTTTATTGACAGGCCAGAATCAGATCAATGACGAAACACTCGAGAGAATCCTGGAACTGCAGGCCGAAGAAGTGATCTTGCTCGGCGGGGATCAGGTCATTCCTGACACAATTGAAGACCAGCTCTCTGACAAAGGGATTGAACAGATCACCAGAATCGGCGGTGCCAACCGCTTTGAAACCGCTCAGCTGATTGCAGATGAACTGGAGGCTGATCATGCGTTTATCGTCAGTGGCACCACCTTCCCGGACGCCCTGTCCATCGCTCCTTATGCGGCACAGGAAGGATCTCCTGTTCTCTTGACGATGCCGGATCAATTACCGGAAGACACGGAATCAGCAATGGGGAACTATTCGTCCACCACCGTGATTGGTGGCGAAGTCGCTATCACGGATGACGTCGTTGACAGTCTTCCGCAAGCGGAACGGGTATATGGTGAGAACCGTTTTGATACTTCTGCTGTGATTGCCAAAACATACTACCCGGACGCCACAGAAGCTTTTGCGGCGACTGGTATGGATTTCCCGGATGCATTGACGGGTTCAGCTGCAGCTTCAAAACTCGATTCACCGGTGCTGTTGACACACACAGATCACACACCTCAAGATATTCTTGACTATCTCAGCAGCAGCCAGATCCAATCCATCAATGTGCTGGGCGGACAAGTGGCCATCAACGAAGCTTCCTTTGAATCCCTTCGCAACAATGATTTGATTGAAGGAAAAGTGTCCGCCATCAACAGTGACGCATTCGAGGTTTTCTTACTGGTCAACGAAGCCCGCATCGAGAGGGATATCGCTCCTTTGACCTTTCATACGGGAATCAGCGAGGTTGCCGAGGAGAAGTCCCGGGACATGAATGACAATGACTATTTTGCTCACGAATCACCAACTTACGGCTCACCGACAGACATGCTGGCGGAATTCGGGTATCCTTATTCCGGCGGTGAAAATCTTGCAATGGGTTACTATTCACCTGAAGCCGTGTTTGAGGCCTGGATGGACAGCGCCGGCCATAAGAGCAATATTTTGAATGGGAGCTACACCCATATCGGTGTCGGTAAGGATGATACCTACTGGACACAGCTCTTCACGATTCAGTAA